In the genome of Ancylomarina subtilis, one region contains:
- a CDS encoding OprO/OprP family phosphate-selective porin encodes MLRKIYIATLALGMVATSAIGQEKELTAKSKKGGIVLTSADKDYQVSLNGRIYMDGVHYFDDATDLSSDASIKDIRLGTTVKWGQWSAKVNVSFGNNEVKIKDAFLRYNQSKNSIFTVGNFFEPFGIEASASSKNLRFIDGSNTTQAMGIGRSIGLGYTYYTDKFYGSTGLFAGSVDNHNKGDQGFSTTTKLVYTPIVNDNVLFQLGGSFTYRIPEANGFNESLNDDDYNREVSLAAGPEHKFLNADIKGARTDMRYNFQTMVLSGPVMLQAEYTKTKVTRDDDYVSRLMKDNPYWTHTAGGGYAWPVAPGDYPGWYGEMRDIETEAFYVTAGFLLGDNYSYNSSTAYINRPKAGTYEFLLRYDNTNLNDIDGTYFNGSYGPADLGAALGGYGNMSIQGGKAETISAAVNYYLNDNVMFRLNYSYMDVQNQVYPLDEKVGMIKARVQVNF; translated from the coding sequence ATGTTAAGAAAAATATATATCGCTACACTAGCTTTAGGAATGGTGGCGACAAGTGCAATAGGGCAGGAAAAAGAATTGACTGCTAAATCGAAAAAAGGTGGAATTGTATTAACCTCAGCTGACAAGGATTATCAGGTAAGCCTTAATGGTAGAATATATATGGATGGTGTTCATTATTTCGATGATGCTACTGATTTAAGCTCAGATGCTTCCATTAAGGATATTCGCCTGGGAACTACAGTGAAGTGGGGACAGTGGAGTGCTAAAGTAAATGTAAGCTTTGGTAACAATGAAGTTAAGATTAAGGATGCATTCTTAAGATACAATCAATCTAAGAATAGTATTTTTACAGTAGGTAACTTCTTTGAACCATTTGGTATTGAGGCATCTGCTTCAAGCAAAAACCTTCGTTTTATTGACGGGTCTAATACAACTCAGGCTATGGGAATTGGTCGTAGTATTGGTTTGGGATACACTTACTATACAGATAAGTTCTATGGTTCAACAGGTCTTTTTGCTGGTTCTGTAGATAATCACAATAAGGGTGACCAAGGTTTCTCTACTACAACTAAATTGGTTTATACACCAATCGTAAACGATAATGTGCTTTTCCAATTAGGAGGTTCATTCACTTATCGTATTCCAGAAGCGAATGGTTTTAACGAGTCATTAAATGATGACGATTATAACCGTGAAGTTTCATTAGCAGCTGGTCCAGAGCATAAATTTTTAAATGCTGATATTAAAGGAGCAAGAACAGATATGCGTTATAACTTCCAAACTATGGTTCTTAGCGGTCCTGTTATGTTGCAAGCAGAATATACTAAAACAAAAGTGACTCGTGACGATGACTACGTTTCAAGATTGATGAAAGATAACCCTTATTGGACTCATACTGCAGGTGGAGGATATGCATGGCCGGTTGCTCCAGGTGATTATCCAGGATGGTATGGTGAGATGCGTGATATTGAAACAGAAGCTTTCTATGTTACAGCTGGTTTCCTTTTGGGTGACAACTATTCATATAACTCTTCAACTGCTTATATCAATCGTCCAAAGGCTGGTACTTACGAGTTCCTTTTGCGTTACGATAATACTAATTTGAACGATATTGATGGGACTTATTTTAACGGATCTTATGGTCCTGCTGATCTAGGTGCTGCTTTAGGCGGATATGGAAACATGAGTATTCAAGGGGGTAAAGCAGAAACAATTAGTGCTGCTGTAAACTATTACTTGAATGACAACGTGATGTTCCGTTTAAACTATAGTTATATGGATGTTCAGAACCAGGTTTATCCATTGGATGAGAAAGTTGGTATGATTAAAGCTAGAGTACAGGTTAATTTCTAA
- a CDS encoding glycerophosphodiester phosphodiesterase family protein — MKSLNVRNLLAGALILSSIGFAGCEDDTPDYNPYNLYKTYPLKELSAEAKVVRDYVKPDAVIAHRGSTFWAPEETEAAFRWARNMGADYLEIDLQRTKDGVLLALHDGNLRRTSNIESIFPGKEDYPVSVFTLAELRQLDAGSWFNIDKPENARQSFVGQKISTLEEVLKIAEGYRIKRDVSGEPVKDMTRIDADGLWAGFYEFEVDPQDNGNRPGVYAETKEPYLFGGMEADLADFLTDAGWNITKSPKTIATTPGKVAVANTNGRFILQTFSRESVVKLEKELPGVPKCMLLWEDESAAYVRPSNSIESLAEFINFSVDYNCHIAGPSIAGKPNGYPELTEPWMCEMYHRAGMLVHAYSFDTEDQLRKYNGDYFYAGVSRFDDPARKISGDFGYDVNPNMFIDGGFTNLTDLSMKYQNREVVGTAQEVMDNLGY; from the coding sequence ATGAAAAGTCTAAATGTGAGAAATTTGTTAGCAGGAGCTCTAATCCTGTCTAGCATCGGATTTGCAGGATGTGAAGATGACACCCCTGATTATAATCCTTACAACTTGTATAAAACTTATCCTTTAAAGGAACTTAGTGCAGAGGCTAAGGTTGTTCGCGACTATGTGAAACCTGACGCTGTAATTGCTCACCGTGGTTCAACATTCTGGGCCCCTGAAGAAACTGAAGCTGCTTTCCGTTGGGCTCGTAATATGGGTGCTGACTATTTGGAGATTGATCTTCAAAGAACAAAAGATGGTGTATTGTTGGCTTTACATGATGGAAATCTTCGTCGTACATCTAATATCGAAAGTATTTTCCCAGGAAAAGAAGATTATCCTGTAAGTGTTTTTACTTTGGCTGAATTACGTCAATTAGATGCAGGTTCTTGGTTTAATATTGATAAGCCTGAAAATGCTCGTCAGTCATTTGTAGGACAAAAAATTTCTACACTAGAGGAAGTGTTAAAGATTGCAGAGGGCTATAGAATTAAACGTGATGTTTCTGGTGAACCAGTAAAAGATATGACTCGCATAGATGCAGATGGTTTATGGGCTGGATTTTATGAGTTTGAAGTAGATCCACAGGATAATGGTAACCGTCCGGGTGTTTATGCTGAGACTAAAGAGCCATATTTATTCGGTGGAATGGAAGCTGACCTAGCTGATTTTTTAACTGATGCGGGTTGGAATATTACAAAATCTCCTAAAACAATTGCAACAACTCCTGGTAAAGTTGCTGTAGCAAATACAAATGGTCGTTTTATTTTACAAACTTTCTCTCGTGAGTCTGTTGTGAAATTGGAGAAAGAATTACCTGGCGTACCTAAATGTATGTTGCTTTGGGAGGATGAGAGTGCTGCTTACGTTCGTCCATCCAATTCAATTGAATCATTGGCTGAATTCATTAATTTTTCTGTAGATTACAATTGTCATATTGCAGGTCCTTCTATTGCCGGTAAACCTAATGGATATCCTGAATTAACTGAACCTTGGATGTGTGAAATGTATCACCGTGCTGGTATGCTTGTTCATGCTTATTCTTTCGATACTGAAGATCAGTTGAGAAAATACAATGGAGATTATTTTTATGCTGGAGTCTCTCGTTTTGACGATCCTGCTCGTAAGATTAGTGGCGATTTTGGATATGACGTAAACCCTAATATGTTTATCGATGGTGGTTTTACTAATTTGACAGATTTGTCAATGAAGTATCAGAACCGTGAAGTTGTGGGTACAGCTCAGGAAGTAATGGACAACTTAGGCTACTAA
- a CDS encoding glycerol-3-phosphate dehydrogenase/oxidase — translation MSEKWDVVIVGGGASGLGAAVEAATRGLKTLLLEQDDFTKGTSSRSTKLVHGGVRYLAQGNISLVLEALRERGLMKQNAPHLVKDQSFIIPSYKWWVKPYYTLGLTAYDLMAGRLGLGRSLPYSRKKTLKHIPTLIKEKLRGGVVYHDGQFDDARYGINLCQTFVENGGTAINYMKVVGLNKTNGNISGVTVIDQETEEKFEINAKVVVNATGVFVDDIIKMDAPKSRDIVCVSQGVHLVLDKEFVPNDYAIMIPKTDDGRVLFAVPWHNKVVVGTTDIQKETAELEPKALDEEIDFILETAGRFLTKMPKRSDVKSVFAGLRPLAAPTGEGKKTKEISRGHKIYTSDSGLVTITGGKWTTYRQMAEETVDTASKVAGFVLKKSITRKLPLHGWKQNVDLTDSLYFYGSDSEKILALAKSNKDMELCLSQNLGIIKAQVVWAVRNEMARTVEDVLSRRTRALLLDARESARIAPEVAAIMAIELGKDEAWIEKQINKYTSLAANYVLN, via the coding sequence ATGTCTGAAAAATGGGATGTTGTGATAGTTGGAGGTGGAGCTTCTGGTTTAGGTGCTGCTGTTGAAGCTGCAACACGAGGATTGAAAACCTTATTGCTCGAGCAAGATGACTTTACAAAAGGAACTTCCAGCAGAAGTACAAAGTTAGTCCATGGTGGAGTTCGATATTTAGCACAGGGGAATATCTCTCTTGTACTTGAAGCTCTTAGAGAAAGAGGCTTGATGAAACAGAATGCACCTCATCTGGTTAAAGATCAATCGTTCATTATCCCCAGTTACAAATGGTGGGTTAAACCATACTATACTTTAGGATTAACCGCCTATGATTTAATGGCTGGACGTTTAGGTTTGGGACGTTCTTTACCTTATTCCAGAAAAAAGACCTTAAAGCATATTCCAACTCTGATTAAAGAAAAATTAAGAGGAGGAGTTGTCTATCATGATGGTCAATTCGACGATGCGCGTTATGGGATTAACCTATGTCAGACTTTTGTTGAGAATGGTGGCACAGCTATCAACTATATGAAAGTTGTCGGCTTAAATAAAACCAATGGGAACATTTCCGGAGTCACAGTTATTGATCAGGAGACGGAAGAGAAATTTGAAATTAACGCAAAGGTTGTCGTAAATGCAACAGGTGTATTTGTTGATGATATTATCAAGATGGATGCACCAAAATCCAGAGATATTGTTTGTGTTAGTCAAGGTGTACATCTTGTTTTAGATAAAGAGTTTGTGCCGAATGATTACGCTATAATGATCCCTAAAACTGACGATGGTCGTGTTCTGTTTGCAGTACCCTGGCACAATAAAGTGGTTGTGGGAACAACAGATATTCAGAAAGAAACTGCTGAGTTAGAACCTAAAGCTCTTGATGAAGAGATTGATTTTATTCTTGAAACAGCTGGTCGATTTTTAACCAAAATGCCTAAACGTTCAGATGTAAAATCAGTATTTGCAGGCTTAAGACCTTTGGCTGCTCCAACCGGGGAAGGAAAGAAAACAAAAGAGATTTCAAGGGGACATAAGATTTATACATCAGATTCCGGACTGGTTACAATTACCGGAGGAAAATGGACAACTTACAGGCAAATGGCCGAGGAAACCGTTGATACAGCTTCCAAAGTAGCTGGTTTTGTTTTAAAGAAATCGATTACTCGTAAATTGCCACTTCATGGTTGGAAACAAAATGTTGATTTAACAGATTCGCTTTATTTTTACGGTTCTGATTCCGAGAAAATACTTGCTTTAGCTAAGTCAAATAAAGATATGGAACTTTGCTTAAGCCAGAACCTTGGAATTATAAAAGCACAGGTTGTATGGGCTGTTCGAAACGAAATGGCACGTACAGTAGAGGACGTCTTATCGAGAAGAACCCGTGCTCTATTGCTTGATGCCCGAGAGAGTGCCCGAATTGCGCCAGAGGTGGCTGCAATAATGGCAATTGAACTTGGGAAGGATGAAGCCTGGATTGAAAAACAAATAAACAAGTACACAAGTTTGGCAGCAAACTACGTTTTAAACTAA
- the glpT gene encoding glycerol-3-phosphate transporter, whose amino-acid sequence MIGFLKPAAHKELLPENKIDPTYKRLRLQVFLGIFLGYAGYYLVRKVFSLAMPDLVALGYTKTELGFALSGVSVAYGLSKFIMGNVSDRSNARRFITFGLVLSAITMIAMGLLPVATSSIAIMFVLLLLNGWFQGMGWPPCGRVMVHWFSIRERGTKMSIWNVAHNVGGGIIGPLAILGVAIFADWQSKLYFPGFVALGVAFIAWLLIRDTPQSCGLPNIEKYKNDYPDNYSEKYEVEMTAKEIFMKYILKNRLLWSIAFANAFVYLVRYGVLDWAPLYLEEAKGFSIKETGWAYFAYEWAGIPGTILCGYLSDKVFKGKRAPVSIIYMVLVFVSVIMYWFSQSIVMNSIALICIGFLIYGPVMLIGVHALDLVPKKAAGTAAGLTGLFGYLGGALFANIAMGAVVDAWGWNGGFIVLLGACIASIILIGVSWIQEKNGHNGLHH is encoded by the coding sequence ATGATTGGTTTTCTAAAACCGGCGGCACATAAAGAACTACTGCCGGAAAATAAAATTGACCCGACTTACAAACGATTGCGTTTACAAGTATTCCTAGGTATATTTTTGGGATACGCAGGTTATTATCTTGTAAGAAAGGTGTTTTCACTAGCGATGCCGGATTTAGTTGCATTGGGCTACACCAAAACTGAGTTGGGGTTCGCGTTATCAGGCGTTTCCGTAGCTTATGGTTTGAGTAAGTTTATCATGGGTAATGTGTCTGACCGTAGTAATGCGCGTCGATTCATAACTTTTGGTTTGGTCCTTTCAGCAATTACCATGATTGCGATGGGTTTACTTCCGGTTGCGACGTCATCGATTGCGATCATGTTTGTATTGCTTTTACTAAACGGATGGTTTCAGGGTATGGGCTGGCCTCCATGTGGTCGTGTAATGGTTCACTGGTTTTCTATCCGTGAGCGTGGGACAAAGATGTCGATTTGGAATGTGGCACACAATGTCGGTGGTGGAATTATTGGTCCTCTAGCCATTTTAGGTGTTGCAATTTTTGCTGACTGGCAGTCGAAATTATATTTCCCGGGTTTTGTTGCGCTTGGCGTTGCATTTATTGCCTGGTTATTAATTCGTGATACCCCTCAATCTTGTGGACTACCCAATATTGAGAAGTATAAAAACGACTATCCTGATAATTATTCTGAAAAATATGAAGTGGAGATGACTGCTAAGGAAATCTTCATGAAATATATTCTTAAAAACAGGTTGCTATGGTCAATAGCATTCGCAAATGCTTTTGTTTATTTAGTTCGTTACGGTGTGCTCGATTGGGCTCCCTTATACCTTGAAGAAGCAAAAGGTTTTTCAATTAAAGAAACAGGTTGGGCCTATTTTGCTTATGAATGGGCAGGTATACCCGGTACCATATTATGTGGTTACTTAAGTGATAAAGTGTTTAAAGGGAAACGAGCTCCTGTGAGTATCATTTACATGGTATTGGTTTTTGTTTCAGTTATCATGTATTGGTTCAGTCAGTCGATCGTAATGAACTCTATAGCTCTTATTTGTATCGGTTTTCTAATCTACGGTCCTGTGATGTTGATTGGAGTACATGCATTGGACTTGGTTCCTAAAAAAGCGGCTGGAACGGCTGCCGGATTAACAGGTCTGTTTGGATATCTGGGAGGTGCCTTGTTTGCCAACATCGCTATGGGAGCTGTTGTTGATGCATGGGGCTGGAATGGTGGATTCATTGTTCTTTTGGGTGCCTGTATTGCGTCTATTATCCTGATTGGTGTTTCCTGGATTCAAGAGAAGAATGGTCATAACGGTCTTCATCATTAA